Part of the Mangifera indica cultivar Alphonso chromosome 4, CATAS_Mindica_2.1, whole genome shotgun sequence genome, tataaatagtaaaattatgtatattaactttaaatacacaaatagatacacatttgatatatataatcaaataattagataattttaaataaaaaataaaataatatttaattatataataatatattatataaatatatttatatattcaaaaataaatatgaatagtATTACCCATTTATAAAACAAGTCTAtcaatacttttatttttttattaaattatgcatGCATCCATCAAACATTTTGAGCTTagcaaatttaaaatatgtagaTGGATTATAAGTCACAAGTGGGTCACACTCACACATATTTTccacttaatatataattttagtctAAAGTTTCATTTTTGCCCATTAATTATCAGAATGTCACTTTTCTTGACCTATAAAATTAACCTATAGTTCTACTTTGACTTGGCTTCCTCccaaataaatgaaacaataaaGAAATGGATAAGTATGATATCACCATCAAATTTTACCAGACTCAATTTCACGTCTTTCTCAAATGTCATGAAAAGATGAACCCAATTCAACTATTCATGCATGGGTGCCGACGCTAGGGAGAATGGTGACATTATTGAGTTCTctattttaatacttttcaatgaagaaaattgaactttattttttttatttttagaagtttatatataataaatcaaacttttaattttatttttttttactgaaaATACTAAGTAAATACATTCagaattatttgttttgaaGGTGCTTTCAATATaagtttataagtttttttttttaaatcaataatctTGTCTTTATTGAGAGAATGGATAAATATGAAACATAATAATCAAACTCATAATTAATagatcagataaattaaaattttacgaaCATGATAaaagttaaacttaaactttaaaaaaaaaattataattttttacccgttttactaattttttaaattataatttaaaattttaatagtaatttcAATTCAACCACAAAGTtgggtttttttaatagatGTGATAGTGATTGGATAGAAGTGGGAGTCAGCTCAAAATTCCCAGAGACTAAGAAAAGATTGAATAGAATTGGGGACGcattaaaggaaaaagatttttttttttttttttttaaaagcctTATCGAGCTTTATCATATGCTTTTAGCCAAGTGTAGAGATGTTGGGTGGTCCAATAGGAAGAAAATTGAACTTATTGAGACGGTGGCCTCGTGACACTTTGCCTAGTGCTAAGTGCTTTCTTGActcttttcaactttttctaGTCTTCCATAATTTCAAGTTGCCTGTTGAAACATCTCACAACTCTTAATTGagttgaattttcaaaagtaatattACATACATATTTTAGCAATTAAAAATACATTCGAATCAAATCACATTTGAATATAATCGATTCAAACTTGGTTTCAGATCAAAAAGTCTAGTTCAAATTAACAATGACATTATCATAAAGACTTTCAGTTTTATATTGTCATAAAAGAATGATGGTCAGATTCGATGGATTTAAGTCAAACTTTAACTTGGGTTTATCTAAATTGAGTTAAACATCAAGTCAACTCTATTCGGATTTAACTCTACtgtaaatattgatatattatttcatgatttgttaatattttgaaTTGATCTTTAATTAAGTCTTACTTAAATTCAATATGAATGGAATCTAACCCGTTCGACATCCAAATTTAAGTGGGCCAGGCTTGCGTATTTTATGATGtttcagtattttttttaattctttctatttataaatttgattattattatctttgttGCAACCATTAGTGTCACTATCTTGTcccttaataatattttcttattttgactTGGCTTCCTAATGCAAATCATGCAAAACCACCCACCCAATTGAATTCGAGTGACGCTAGTGTATATTTttcgaatatataaaataaatatatagataatatattaatattgaattaaatattaatttatttttaattcaaaattaactaattatataataacacatcatctacatacctattttatatattcaaagtgtatatatatagttttattgtaattttattgtaatatatatatacgtaattttattgtaaagaaAATCACTTCCCTCTTCTttcaaaggactattttatcgtaaattcaatgacaaaacataataaaatttattacaactATTAAATACCAATTTAAGCGTAAAATctcaaatgtaaaattaaaaaataaagttcgATTCCACACTTTTGAAACCGAACTTAAACGTTCACACAAATGTCTtccaatattattatcaatcaaattatatatacttattttttatatataattcgtatatataattaatatattatcatatgattaaataattttaaattaaaaataaaataatatataatcatataataatatattatttatataattaaattatgtattaaaaatagatactcatattttattattttacaaattatttaaagttattggttctttttattattttttaatattattataaatattattattttcaacaaGTGGAGCCCAAAACGCGTGGAGCCATTTTCAATAGAAACTTCTACCACAAAATCTTCCGTTCAGATTAAACCACCtcctttataataaaataaaataaaatttcctcTTCCTTTTGAAATTCTTTTAGTAAATAGAAAAAGTAAAGCTTAAATTGGATTGTGATGTGATCAATTCAAAGTGGGAGTCAGCTCAATATCCTACTCTCcattcaaatattatactatTTACCTTTAATTCCTAAACCGAAATTCAAAACCTAATCCGATCAGAAGTCAAGGTTAACTTCGATCTAAGTCAtagttaaaatatgttttaactatcaaattgaattgactAGAACGGTTGAATTGGATGAATCATTTTAACTTACAATTCaactcctgaatcaatcaattcGACTATCATGCAAACATCGGATACGAAACGATGAGTGCATGAAAATTGGATTGTCCAATGAGCATAGATTAACATGAGATAGTGCTTCAATTCCATTCATtcattaagttttttttctttaaatgtcAAATCCTCGTCACCATTCACCAgcccttttttttaatctgtttaGGAAGCCTAATCTAAACATGTGGATTCGAGATTGAAATTTAACtcgaaaataatttaattttatattcgaATTAacttagtaaaatttatttacgaaaataaacccaattttaaaacttaaatttgagtttgaataattcaaatcaaatttaatcgTAATTTTACAATTAACATTATGTGCACGGTATATTCCGATATAagtcataaaattaaattttaagcaatattatatatatatacacttttaaaacataatttaataatatattattgtattattgaatattattttattattaattaaaaattatcctTTTCTAGGTTTCACTTAAATTTACCGCTAATTGCGCATcactagtaaaaaaaaaaaaaaactatattttattgTCACCATAAAgttaatatattcataatatcccatatataatacaatattaacttttttttaaatttcaccctAGAGAAATACAAAAATTCCATCCAAATTAAGAGGCCTACAATTACGAGAAAAcctaaaaaaggaaaattaaaaattaaaaaaaaggcaagaaatttgaagaaaataaaatgaacgAGACAGTGGTGGGGGTCTCATTCTGATAGCGGAACCCAGCTCAGAATGACAAATCCACGAGCCTTGTCTGTTTTTAACCCCGAGTACGGGTCAACCAGTGAGTTGAGTCGACTCAGTGAAACCGAACCGGTTTGTTAGCGAGTTTCCAAGCGGAGGTAGCGATGAGCGGCCTCGTGTACCAACCCAACATCAAGGAACCGTTATTCTCCTCCACTCTGTACCCTTCTCCGCCGGCGAACAGCGCCAGCAACATACTAGCTTGCTTGAACGCGTTCGAGCCGAGGTGAACCGGTAGAAATCCGGATGAGCCTAACCGAGTTCGCCACTGAGCCAGGTTTTCGTGTCGCTCGATTCGATTAACTCCTTCGTAAGCAACTACGTCGTAAATCTGCTTCTGCAAGTACAACTCGGACATGGCCTTCTCTGGGCCACTCACTGAGCCCTCCAACGAATCAAACATGGTGGAATAATAATGCAACGCCTCAGTGAAACGGTCCAAGAAAATCCGACCATTATGATTGGCTTCTTGCTCAACGATGGTGAAGATATCCGGCTTAACATTTTTCACCACCGAAAGCACTTTATCAATAGCACCGGGTCGGGCCAAGAGCCTGTGTAACTCGAACACTGAGTTGACAGCAACTGAGTCAACCTCACTCGGTCTAAGATCCAACATGGAAGCATCAAGATCGGCCAAACTTTTGGCTACAAAACCTCTGtattcaaactgaacttgaaTAGTTTCCGCCAACTGGGCCAACTTCCACCCCACTTCTTGCAAATGGTCCGAATTATCCGGGGCGGGCGGGCCAATCCCGGTGAGTCGAAATTTGGGCGCCCCGCCTGGTCGCAGAGCCAGAGCCTGCATTAAAGCCGGCCACTGCAACCCTTGATTCATAGAAAAATCAATAACATGAACTCGTTTTTTACCTTCAAAAGCTTCAAGAATTGCTTGATTCGCAGTAAAATGAGCGAATTTCAAATACGGGCACGCCTCGTAAAAGTGCATTTCGAGCAGCTGCGCGAAGTTATGATCTATGGGGTTTTCCGGGTAGTGCCCGTAGATTCGACCCGCAATGGCGTCTGCGAAGCACGTGGCGACTTTCCCCATCGCGCCAGCTTGAGAAATCGCTAAAAACCGAATCTTCTTGACGAAGGCTTCAGCGATGGGGAGGTTGTTTTGCTGAACAGCTTCCGCGCATGCCATTAAAGTGTGAACGAGTCGAATTCCGTTCTCCTGTGAATCAGCCAGGATAACCGGACGAGTCGACTCGGGCGAGTACAACTCAGTCTTCAAGCGTTTGTGATCTCTAGCTGTGGAAACGGATGAAGAAGCAGGGGTAGTATTGTCATTATACATAGCCTTGCCGGGAATCGCTTTGAGGTCGTAATCGGAAGTACAAGCTCCTTCGAAAATCCGTTGCTGATTCGGAAAATCGATGGAAGTGAGCGTCGACGGATCGGAAGCCGGATCCGGACTGAACTCCGAGAGCATCCCTTCGAGCCACGTGGACAAATTCGACGGATCATAATGAACCGAATCCGAAGCGAGTTGAGAAAACCCATCACCACTACACATAGCTTCTTCAAGCTGTTCAAGTTTCTGAGCAACTTCCGCCATGTCTGAAGACTTAACGTGGTAACCCAAAACCGCCAACAGCTCATCCATCCCTCCATCCGCCGCCGCCGCCACGTCATCCTCCCACATCTTCGCTTTCCCTGAGTCGGAAGCCGAATTGGCAGGTGGGTCGAGTTGTTTGTGTTCTCTCTTCATGATGGAAAATAAAACGAAGacgaaaacaaaaaattctggCTAGGTTGTTGTGAAAGTGAAGGTAAAGAATCTGGGCATTGAAGGAGCTGAAAAAAGGGCGGGTGATGTAGGCACGAGGTTCAAtggaggagagagagagagaaagagaaagggtTTGGAGTTTGAGAAATGGGCAGTGAGTGAGAACAATTACGACTCGCTTCAGCTGGAAGGAAGAGATAAAGATgcagaaaaattataataaaaaaagtatatatatatattatttcagaTCTTCCCAATTCATTTACCGCTTTACTTATCGTGGTAAAttacttttcctttttattgcTTTGATTTCTTTTCGTTTGCCTTCACACTTTGTCTCTATAATAATACTAATTTCTGCTTTTTTTTAAACCTATAtttctgaattaaaaataaaataatatttaattatatgataatatatatgattacgtatttatttgtatattcaaaataaatacacataatattagtCTATACTAAATATATTATGATTGAATAAATATGtgtatgtgtaatttttttaaatatggataaatgatttattttttctaatatctaCTTTAGGTATGTATGCATATCATGCATTTTTGGTATGTCATTGTTCGGCACATGTATATACACCCATCTTATTGACAATAATAATAGAGCGGATGCATGTTTCACATTTGATCttcaatatatttatctaatcgTGATTCATAGATGGCAAATTAATGAAGTATCTTGACAGAACTCATCAGACGACACTTGAAGATGCGATTAGTTATCAAAATAGTCATAAGAAACTCGATATACGAATAGATGCCCCTCGCCCAAAGCAAACATCTTACTAACCTACGTTTCATATGTATTTCACACTCAcgataaaaaacaataattttctacCACAATAAGGGCAAGATTGTGATCCTTTTGATTCATCTTATAAATACGAAAGATTGTCTACAACAAAAATGGGTAAGAGCAGAGAAATAACTCTCATGTAAGAGAGGTTAGACGTAACATACATAGATAGCAAACCAGACGTTAGCTCCACACAACTAACATATGACACTTAAGATTAAATAAgttttatcataaaatgtatGAAATTGTCCTTAAAGAAATTCAGTTATCTTCCTTAATCAATCTCTAAAGTCGAGTTGTTTTCAAGACTTATCCTTTGTAAAGCTACGTTTATGCTATATCTAAATACTTTCTCAGACTCATTCATAACATAACTGTGGTTGTAGATTCTCAGGTTGAACAACTTCAAAACATCTGTGCATCCAATCCACGTGCAATTTTAATTGTTCTTATTGTGGTTGATAACAAAGTTTTTTAACCAATTCTAACTATCATTATCGTACATTATCTTACAcagaatttaaaattgttgataTCAGTTTAATGTcgaaaaatcataataatatatcctatcattgaaattttttattaattttaatttgtttgattataatGGTGCAAAATCTAAGATAGATGAATTTGAACCCAATTAGCTCAAACTTGATTGTCAACCTCAAGTTCAAGTTTAAGCATTTTGTATtatcaagctcaagcttggaGAGTGTTTGACTTGGagagtggtttttttttttcgagttttataaatatagttattatttttttacattttattttcaacGT contains:
- the LOC123214451 gene encoding DELLA protein GAIP-B-like, producing the protein MKREHKQLDPPANSASDSGKAKMWEDDVAAAADGGMDELLAVLGYHVKSSDMAEVAQKLEQLEEAMCSGDGFSQLASDSVHYDPSNLSTWLEGMLSEFSPDPASDPSTLTSIDFPNQQRIFEGACTSDYDLKAIPGKAMYNDNTTPASSSVSTARDHKRLKTELYSPESTRPVILADSQENGIRLVHTLMACAEAVQQNNLPIAEAFVKKIRFLAISQAGAMGKVATCFADAIAGRIYGHYPENPIDHNFAQLLEMHFYEACPYLKFAHFTANQAILEAFEGKKRVHVIDFSMNQGLQWPALMQALALRPGGAPKFRLTGIGPPAPDNSDHLQEVGWKLAQLAETIQVQFEYRGFVAKSLADLDASMLDLRPSEVDSVAVNSVFELHRLLARPGAIDKVLSVVKNVKPDIFTIVEQEANHNGRIFLDRFTEALHYYSTMFDSLEGSVSGPEKAMSELYLQKQIYDVVAYEGVNRIERHENLAQWRTRLGSSGFLPVHLGSNAFKQASMLLALFAGGEGYRVEENNGSLMLGWYTRPLIATSAWKLANKPVRFH